One genomic segment of Pongo pygmaeus isolate AG05252 chromosome 19, NHGRI_mPonPyg2-v2.0_pri, whole genome shotgun sequence includes these proteins:
- the LOC134738674 gene encoding uncharacterized protein LOC134738674 — protein sequence MATDGPMLLFAVLLEQPGRSSPPGRGLEIMGVMEGLRTWPHASGRPAEYPIPRSHSQKAHRFLRVLVDPLRPQHSELKSAPPTLTRRFNLRRKDEEYTRQSEAHPASAASAASPLELCMAPCGQIPFLACFARAPERKPSKCSQVAPDSRRKQPRIEWASPAGEASPSPRPPGIAFLGLGRVEELPVGMAWNEATPQPKGT from the coding sequence ATGGCCACGGACGGGCCCATGTTACTCTTCGCAGTCCTCCTGGAACAGCCGGGCCGGTCCTCACCTCCGGGGAGGGGCTTGGAGATAATGGGTGTAATGGAAGGCCTGAGGACCTGGCCCCACGCCAGTGGGCGTCCGGCAGAGTACCCCATCCCCCGTTCACACTCTCAGAAGGCCCATCGATTCCTGCGTGTACTAGTCGACCCGCTCAGGCCACAGCACTCCGAGCTCAAGAGTGCGCCTCCAACGCTGACCCGCAGGTTTAATCTCCGACGAAAGGACGAAGAGTACACCCGGCAAAGCGAGGCTCATCCTGCCAGTGCTGCCAGTGCCGCCAGTCCCCTTGAACTCTGCATGGCGCCCTGTGGCCAAATCCCCTTTCTTGCCTGCTTCGCCAGAGCGCCAGAGAGAAAACCTTCAAAGTGCAGCCAGGTGGCGCCCGACAGCCGGCGCAAGCAGCCGCGGATAGAATGGGCATCGCCAGCGGGCGAGGCCTCTCCTAGTCCCAGACCACCTGGGATCGCGTTTCTTGGCCTGGGGCGGGTGGAGGAGCTCCCAGTCGGCATGGCCTGGAATGAAGCGACCCCGCAGCCGAAGGGGACTTGA